A stretch of the Oncorhynchus clarkii lewisi isolate Uvic-CL-2024 chromosome 9, UVic_Ocla_1.0, whole genome shotgun sequence genome encodes the following:
- the LOC139416412 gene encoding mitofusin-2, with protein MSLVFTRPNPNAIGKKDKRLMAEVNASPLKHFVTAKKKINGIFEQLAAYIKESSYFLEDTYRNEELDPVTTEEQVQEVHGYLSKVAGIGEVLARRHMKCVFFGRTSNGKSSVINAMLCDKVLPSGIGHTTNCFLQVEGTDGNESFLLTEGSEEKKSIKTVNQLAHALHQDEDLDAGSLVCVMWPKVKCALLRDDLVLVDSPGIDVTTELDSWIDKFCLDADVFVLVANSESTLMQTEKSFFHKVNERLSSPNIFILNNRWDASASEPEYMEEVRRQHMDRCSSFLVDELGVVDRAQASDRIFFVSAKEVLQARVQKAQGMPEAGGALAEGFQARMFEFQNFERRFEECISQSAVKTKFEQHTVRAKQISETLRLIMDSVHVAAQEQRIHCLETREERQDRMEFIDKQLDLLTLDCKSKIKKITEEVERQVSNAMAEEIRRLFVLVDDFHMDFHPSQVVLKVYKNELHRHIEEGLGRNMSERCSTAITAALQSTQTEMIDGLKPLLPGPVQEQVDKLVPRQQIFTLSYDLACDKLCSDFQEDIGFHFSLGWTMLVNRFLGPKNTRRALMGYNDQVPRPMALTPVSTSMPPFPQNSMTQEELMVSMVTGLASLTSRTSMGIIVVGGVIWKAVGWRLIALSVGLYGLLYVYERLTWTTKAKERAFKRQFVDYASEKLQLIVSYTGSNCSHQVQQELAGTFAQLCQQVDVTRQNLEDEITDMNTKIELLDALQSKAKLLRNKAGWLDSELNMFTQQYLQQGR; from the exons ATGTCTCTGGTTTTCACACGACCTAACCCCAACGCTATTGGCAAGAAAGACAAAAGACTCATGGCGGAGGTGAACGCCAGCCCGCTCAAGCACTTTGTCACGGCCAAGAAGAAAATCAACGGCATCTTCGAGCAGCTGGCCGCGTACATCAAAGAAAGCTCCTACTTTCTGGAAG ACACCTATAGGAATGAGGAGCTGGACCCGGTCACGACAGAGGAGCAGGTTCAGGAGGTGCACGGTTACCTGTCAAAGGTGGCAGGGATCGGAGAGGTGCTGGCACGCAGACACATGAAGTGTGTCTTCTTCGGAAG GACAAGTAACGGGAAGAGCTCAGTGATCAACGCCATGCTGTGTGATAAGGTGCTCCCCTCTGGGATAGGACATACCACCAACTGTTTCCTGCAGGTGGAGGGGACAGACGGCAACGAGTCCTTCCTGCTCACAGAGGGGTCAGAGGAGAAGAAGAGCATCAAA ACGGTGAACCAGCTAGCCCATGCTCTACATCAGGATGAGGACCTGGATGCAGGAAGCCTGGTGTGTGTCATGTGGCCTAAAGTCAAGTGTGCCCTGCTTAGGGACGACCTGGTGCTGGTGGACAG CCCCGGTATTGACGTCACGACAGAGCTGGACAGCTGGATCGACAAGTTCTGCCTGGATGCCGACGTCTTTGTCCTGGTGGCAAACTCTGAGTCCACTTTGATGCAGACG GAGAAGTCATTCTTCCACAAGGTCAACGAGCGTCTCTCCAGTCCAAACATCTTCATCTTAAACAACCGCTGGGATGCCTCTGCCTCGGAGCCGgagtacatggaggag GTGAGGAGGCAGCACATGGACCGCTGCAGCAGTTTCCTGGTGGACGAGCTGGGCGTGGTGGACCGGGCCCAGGCCAGCGACCGCATCTTCTTTGTGTCTGCAAAGGAGGTCCTACAGGCCCGCGTTCAGAAGGCCCAGGGGATGCCAGAagcag GTGGTGCTCTGGCCGAGGGATTCCAGGCCAGGATGTTTGAGTTCCAGAACTTTGAGAGGCGCTTCGAG GAGTGTATCTCTCAGTCTGCGGTGAAGACCAAGTTTGAGCAGCACACTGTGAGGGCCAAGCAGATCTCGGAGACCCTACGGCTCATCATGGACTCTGTGCACGTGGCGGCTCAGGAGCAAAG GATTCACTGCCTAGAAACCAGGGAGGAGCGCCAGGACCGCATGGAGTTCATCGACAAACAGCTGGACCTGCTGACGCTGGACTGCAAGAGCAAGATCAAGAAGATCACAGAGGAAGTAGAGCGACAG GTGTCCAACGCCATGGCAGAGGAGATCAGGCGACTCTTTGTGCTGGTGGATGACTTCCACATGGACTTCCATCCGTCTCAGGTGGTGCTCAAGGTGTACAAGAAC GAGCTCCATAGGCACATTGAGGAGGGCCTGGGCAGGAACATGTCTGAGAGGTGTTCCACAGCCATCACCGCCGCCCTGCAGTCCACCCAGACAGAGATGATCG ATGGTCTGAAACCCCTGCTGCCTGGGCCGGTCCAGGAGCAGGTGGACAAGCTGGTGCCGAGGCAGCAGATCTTCACCCTCAGCTACGACCTGGCCTGCGACAAGTTGTGCAGTGACTTCCAGGAGGACATTGGCTTCCACTTCTCCCTGGGCtggaccatgctggtcaaccGCTTTCTGGGACCCAAGAACACACGACGTGCCCTCATGGGCTACAACGaccag GTTCCTCGGCCCATGGCCCTCACCCCGGTCAGCACCAGCATGCCCCCGTTCCCCCAGAACTCCATGACCCAGGAGGAGCTGATGGTCTCCATGGTGACCGGCCTGGCCTCCCTCACCTCCCGTACATCCATGGGCATCATAGTCGTCGGTGGCGTG ATCTGGAAGGCAGTGGGCTGGCGTCTGATTGCCCTTTCGGTAGGGTTGTACGGCCTGCTGTACGTGTACGAGCGCCTCACTTGGACCACCAAGGCCAAGGAGAGGGCCTTCAAGCGCCAGTTTGTGGACTACGCCAGCGAGAAGCTGCAGCTCATCGTCAGCTACACCGGCTCCAACTGCAGCCACCAGGTTCAGCA gGAGCTGGCCGGCACCTTTGCTCAGCTGTGTCAGCAGGTGGATGTGACGCGGCAGAACTTGGAGGATGAGATCACCGACATGAACACGAAGATAGAGCTGCTGGATGCGCTGCAGAGCAAGGCCAAACTGCTCCG